A window of the Phaseolus vulgaris cultivar G19833 chromosome 5, P. vulgaris v2.0, whole genome shotgun sequence genome harbors these coding sequences:
- the LOC137835433 gene encoding D-2-hydroxyglutarate dehydrogenase, mitochondrial, with translation MARHNSRVTLRFLLSSFPDRSRNPPLLPSATATFSSCFTTGFDEKRRLLQCNIVREDQQVFSFFKPLRNFIEIKQWGVGIQRKRYGSLAGLVQRNPRFSKLNDDDVRYFEGILGNKNVVQDEDKLVTSNTDWMHKYKGSSKLLLQPRTTDQVAQILKYCNSRCLAVVPQGGNTGLVGGSVPVFDEVIISLSSMNKIISFDKVSGILVCEAGCILENIMSFLDNEGFIMPLDLGAKGSCQIGGNVSTNAGGLRLVRYGSLHGNVLGVEAVLANGTVLDMLKTLRKDNTGYDLKHLFIGSEGSLGIVTKVSILTPPKLSSVNVAFLACKDYNSCQKLLQEAKRKLGEILSAFEFLDVQSMNLVLNHLEGARNPIPTSLHNFYVLIETTGSDESSDKQKLEAFLLGSMENELISDGVLAQDINQASSFWLLREGIPEALMKAGAVYKYDLSVPLEHMYNLVEEMRSRLGNTANVIGYGHLGDGNLHLNVSTPHYDDKILSQIEPFVYEWTSKHRGSISAEHGIGLMKANEIYYSKSLETVQVMASIKNLMDPNHILNPYKVLPHSLTS, from the exons ATGGCCAGGCACAATAGCAGAGTCACACTTCGGTTCCTCTTAAGCTCCTTCCCTGACCGCTCAAGGAACCCACCTCTTCTCCCTTCTGCAACTGCAACGTTCTCTTCTTGCTTTACTACGGGTTTTGATGAAAAACGCAGGCTTTTACAGTGCAATATCGTTCGAGAGGATCAACaagttttttcctttttcaaacCTCTAAGGAATTTCATTGAAATCAAACAATGGGGTGTTGGAATTCAGCGCAAACGCTATGGTTCATTGGCGGGGTTGGTTCAAAGGAACCCCAGATTCTCAAAGTTAAACGATGATGATGTTAGATACTTCGAGGGTATATTGGGTAACAAAAATGTTGTTCAGGATGAGGACAAGCTTGTCACTTCAAACACTGATTGGATGCATAAATACAAAGGCTCCAGCAAGCTCCTCCTACAGCCTAGGACCACTGACCAG GTTGCTCAAATTCTTAAATATTGTAATTCCAGATGCTTGGCTGTTGTTCCCCAAGGTGGAAACACTGGTCTTGTCGGAGGAAGTGTTcctgtctttgatgag GTCATTATTAGTCTTAGTTCTATGAATAAGATCATATCTTTCGACAAG GTTAGTGGAATATTGGTATGTGAAGCTGGGTGCATATTGGAAAATATAATGTCATTCCTGGACAATGAAGG ATTTATTATGCCACTAGACTTAGGTGCAAAAGGGAGTTGCCAGATCGGTGGAAATGTTTCAACTAATGCTGGTGGTTTGCGTCTTGTCCGTTATGGATCCCTTCATGGAAATGTACTTG GTGTTGAAGCTGTTCTAGCAAATGGTACTGTGCTTGACATGCTTAAGACATTGCGCAAAGATAACACTGGCTATGATTTGAAACATCTATTTATAG GAAGTGAAGGTTCCTTGGGAATTGTTACTAAAGTTTCAATACTTACCCCACCGAAGTTATCTTCAGTAAATGTGGCTTTTCTTGCTTGCAAAGATTATAACAGCTGCCAG AAACTGCTACAGGAAGCAAAAAGGAAACTTGGGGAGATTTTATCTGCATTTGAATTTCTGGATGTTCAGTCTATGAATTTG GTTTTAAATCACCTGGAAGGTGCACGAAATCCAATACCTACGTCATTGCATAACTTTTATGTTCTGATTGAGACAACGGGCAGTGATGAATCTTCTGACAA ACAAAAGCTTGAAGCATTTCTACTTGGCTCCATGGAGAATGAATTGATATCTGATGGTGTTCTTGCACAAGACATAAATCAAGCATCATCATTTTGGCTTCTACGCGAG GGTATACCAGAGGCATTGATGAAAGCAGGAGCTGTTTACAAGTATGATTTATCAGTACCTCTTGAACACATGTACAATCTTGTTGAAGAAATGCGCTCTAGACTAG GTAATACTGCTAATGTAATTGGATATGGTCACCTTGGAGATGGAAATTTGCATTTGAACGTTTCTACTCCTCATTATGATGACAAG ATTTTGTCGCAAATTGAACCTTTTGTATACGAGTGGACATCTAAGCACCGAGGGAGTATTAGCGCTGAGCATGGAATTGGACTAATGAAAGCCAACGAAATTTACTACAGCAAGTCACTTGAAACT GTGCAAGTGATGGCTTCGATCAAGAATTTGATGGACCCCAATCACATACTCAACCCATATAAAGTTCTTCCTCACTCTCTCACTTCATAA